ATATTCTACTAAAAAACAGCTATGACATTAATGTTATGTTTTTGAAACACAAACAAGAACAAATTTCAACTTCTAAACTTACTAATAATGAACTTATAAAAGTAAGTAACGAAACACTAAGCAAAGATGAATATATAAGCAGACAAAACGATCTTTTAAAATCTGCTACCGATATACTAATGCAAAACTCTCAAGCCTATTTATATAAAGGCGGCTTGGATATGGTAGGCGACATGGGCGTAGGATATGGCGGTCAAAGCAGTTATTATAACAATATGCCCGCATGGGCGAAAGTTTTGAATTCAAATAGAATCACTAGAGAAGAATATAATAAGCTCGGTATGAGCCATGAGAGTTACGGATACGGCTTTTCTATCGGTTTATCAGAGTCATCAACTCGTTTAGAGCAATTTACCGATAGTGGATATTTTAAAGGAAACAAATCAGATAATATCTTAGAATACAAGCAAAATTTAAATCAATACGCAAAAGAAAAGACTATAAAAACCCAATACGGTGACGTAGAGGTATTTTTAGACTTATATGGAGATAACGATAAGCTAGGCATAGGTAATTTTAGCTCAAATGCTTTACTTTTTAACTTTGACAGTAACGCAGACGGAATATTAAATTCAAGCGATAAGCTGTTTAGTAAGCTTAAGGTAAGAGGATATGATAAAGATGGAAATGAAAAGATAGCAAATTTAAGCGATGTTACTAAAGGTATAGATTTAGCTCAGTTTATTAAAAAAGAGATAAATACCGACATAACAAGATCATGGGTAGATGATATAAATGCTTCTTTAAGAAAATTAGGCAGAAACGAAGTTGATACTTCAAAAATAGATAATCGTATGTTTTATTATCAAGATAACCCCTACACCGTATTTGCACCGGAGAGTAGATACAAAAAGGCGGAAGCCGATAGTATTAAGAACTTTTTTGATGCATACGCAAATAAAGACGGATGGGTAGATCTAAGAAACAATAACATATTTAACAAAGATAGCGGATTTAATAACTTTGCTTATGAAAAGGTAGGATTTGACGGAAAGCTAAAGCTTAGCGAGTTTAATCCTATAATAGAATCAGACACTCCTAAAGATAAAGACTTCTCATACACAGGATATCAAAGAAGTAGCTTTATGAAGTTTTATAACGATTACAATAAAGAGCTTGACGCTCACACTAAAGATATAGAGTGGCTAAGTAAGAATTTAAAAGATTACAATGTAGAAAACTCAGATGAGCTAATATCTAAACTAAAAGATAGTAAATCATCTTATATGCTTGCTATGGAAAATGAGTTTAAGAAAGCTACGGGATTAGAATTTAGCATATCAAATTTAGAAAAGGTAAAAAGAGCCTTTGAATCAGATAGTAATAAAGCCGCACTATCATTAAACGATAGCGATAGCGTAATAGCTATGAGAATGAATAGTAACGGAACCATAACCTTAAAATTTGATAGCGGTAGAGAGATAGACGTAAGAGATCTATATACCGATACGGGCAGATTAAATACTTCAGGAGATAAAAGAGCAAGCATAAACCTTGAAGCTAAGAATATGAGTAAGGAAGAGTTAAACAGCCTTGACTTTGAAACCATAGCTATTAAACAAGATGATAAATTTGTAAGTCTAAAAGAGCTTGGAGCGACAGCGATAAGTAAGATAATGAAAAACAATGAATTAAGGTTTTTAATACATCTAGCTGATAACAACATAATAAGCTCAAATGAGCTATACAATATCTCATATCTTAACCATACTCTAAATAGCAATGATAAACAGATACAAGAAAAGGATAGATTTTATAAGAGAGTGGATGTGAGGGTGTGAATTTTATTTGTTTAATAAAAAATAATATTTTTTAAAGTAATCCAAAAGGTTGCTTCTGATAAAACCAAAAAAATCACTATACTCTTTTTGTAAAAAGCTTGGACTTTGTTTTTTTACAAACAATAGATACATTTGATTAAGATGACTGTTTTTGGGATAGTTTTATCTATCCCATGTTTTTTATTTTTTACTACTAAGATTTTTAGCAATTCGAGGGGTGGACACGACACCTAGGCAAGATATAGACATAAATCTATCTTGCTGTTGTTATTTATTTTTCTACTAAAGTACTATTCAAATTATAAGAATTAAATGTATCTTTTAATCCCTTATTCTTAAATTCTTAACTCCTAAAGCATCTAATATCTGCAAAGCAAATGCAAAGCTAAATTTACCCCTGCTTATCTTATTTGCTATATTCATTCTATTATCCTCTACGCCTTTTTCTTTTAATAAAAGAGCTAATGTTTGATAATCCATATTCTTTCTTGCTATTTCAGATTTTATTATATTTTTTGCTTCTTGAAAATAATCCATCTCATACCTTTCTTGAAATTTAAATAATTATAGTACAAATGGTACTATTTGTCAATATATTATATCTTTTAATATATATTTATACTTTAAAGTGTTGACTCTAAATACTGTATACGATATAATCCGTTCACAAAAAGTATATATAAATCTTGATTAGTTAAAACAGATAGCGAAATTAAAGAATAAAAAGGATTTAAAATGCAACACTTCCTCCTCTCATCTAAAGCTAGAACGGTATCGGTTAAAAAGATAGCTTCTATGAATGAGAAGGATTGCTATGAGTATTTTAAATCGATAAGATGGAGCGATAATAAAGGTAATCCTATTTGTCCAAGTTGTGGAAGTGTAAATAGTCATTATTTTATAGAAGGCAGAATGCAGTATCGTTGTAAGGATTGCTTTCATACTTTTAGCGTTACTAGCGGAACTATATTTCACTCTCATAAGTTAGACTTTAAAACAATACTACTAGCTATAGTGATATTTACTAATGCCACTAAAGGTATTTCATCACTTCAACTTAGTAGAGATTTAGATGTTCAGTATAAGACCGCTTGGGTTTTATCTCATAAGATTAGAGAAAGCCTTATGGAACATAAACCTAATGAGAAATTTCAAGGAATTTGTGAAATGGATGGAGTCTATGTCGGAAACTATATAAGACCTGCTAATAATATAAATGATAGAATAGATAGACGTAAAGCTTTTAAACCTAACAAGAGGGTTATTGTCTCACTTCGAGAAAGAAACCTTAAGGGTAAAGGCGCAAGTAAAACAAAGACTTTTGTTCTTAAAAGCGAGAACAATATTGATATAAATAAAATAGCTAAAAATCATATTCTAGCAAATTCCCAAATTCATACAGATGAAAGTTCGGCTTATGATGATTTATTAGCCCATTACGATTTAAAAAGAGTAAATCATCAAATAGAGTATAGCGGAGTAAATGGAGAGAATAATAATCAATCGGAAAGCTTTAACTCAAGATTTAGACGTATGCAGTATGGACAGCTTTATAGAATAGGCGTTCTTTATCTTTCAAACTATGCTAATGAGATAGCATATAGAGAAGATACCAGAAGGCTAGATAATAGATCCATAGTGGATGATATTTTATCAAGATGCTTGGCTAATAATAGCATATCTAATGAATTCTGTGGATATTGGCAGGGTAATAAGAGAGTAGCTGAAAGACTTGGAGCTTAAGATATTTTATAGTGTTTAATTCCATCTACTTCAAAAGAGTTTAAAATATTTCTCATTTCCATATTTCTTATTGCAGAATAGATATTCTTTCTATACTCCACTATCTCTTTACTGCTTTTATTACTGCCAATTGATACATAATCGGTTATCTATTTAACGTTGCTAGGTTTTTCTTTTATACACTCTATTATCTTTCTACTAAGCTCTCCACGAGAAAAACGTCTATTATTAGTAATGTTTTTAGTTTTTATATCGTTTATATTATAGTTTGGATCAAATATCATAATGGCTTTACTTATAGTAGATAGTTCATCTTGTAACTCAGTTATCATCTCTTGATAATGTTTTATCTGTCCTTTAATTTCAGAATGTTTAGATACAAGAGCTGATATTACGTGAGTTTCTACTCGCTTCGCTCCTAGCTTTTCAAGAACTGCCATAACAAATCCTTTAAAGTAAATGTTTTTATAGCTTAAAAAGAAATGTCTATTATTTAAAAGCCATTACAGAATCTTAGCCTCTTTTATGATGAAAGTCTTGTGCATTTGCTACATAATAGCGATTTTAATAGCAGTTTAAGATTTGAAAGTATATCAAAAATAAAATCTGATAAAAAAGTACAAGATTATTTTGAAAATATTAAAAAAATGTCAATTGCTTGGATGACAAAGCTATATGTTATGACTTAACACATTCTTTAGGAAATTTTCTCCAAGATGGTGATTTAATAAATGAATTGAATAGCACAAAAAAAGAAGTTATTGCTGGTGATTTTATTATTTCAAGACTGCGCTCATATTTGAAAGAATTTGCAGTAGTACCAAAAAACATAGAAAAACAAATAGTATCTAGTGAATATTTGGTTTATAGACCAATAAACAACGAATTATCCTCGAATACTCTACTGGCATTTTGCCTGACGAGAGACGTTCAAAATATTTTAAAATTAAGTCAATATGGCACAGAGCATCCAAGATTTTATGATTTTGTTTTCAATGAATTACCAATTCCAATAAAAATAGTTGAAAACAACAGTTTAATAAATCAATGTGTTCAAAAATCACAAAATTATATTCAGAAATCAAAGGAATTATATCAAGAGGCTTCTAATATAATGTTGGAATATTTAAGATCTAACGATTGTGAACCAAAACACAGCATTGAATATACAATAAAAAATTTAGAAAGTATTATTAATCTCAATAGGTTAGATTCAGAATATTTTCAACAAAAATATTCTGATATTGAAAACAATCTTTCAAAATTTAAGTCTCAAGAAATTGATAAAAATGCAACATTAAAAAATAATAATTTTATTCCAAACAAGAACGAAAGATACATGTATATAGAACTCGCCAATATTGGAGCAAATGGATATATTGCAGGATGCGAGGAATACTATGGATCAGAATTGCCTACTCGTGCTAGAAGGCTAATTAACAAAGGAGATGTGTTAGTTTCGTCTATTGAGGGAAGTTTGCAAAGCTGTGCGATAGTAACAGAAAAATTTGATAGAGCAGTATCTTCTACGGGGTTTTATGTTTTATCTCCAAAAAAAGAAATGATTACATCTGAATGTTTAATGGTTTTATTAAAATCATATCCGATTCAATCATTGCTTAAAAAGGGATGTTTGGGTACAATTCTAACTGCTATTACTAAAGATGAGTTTATGAAAATACGAATCCCTGGGATAGACGATAAAGTTTCAAAGCTAATCACTGAAAAAATCAAAAGGAGTTTCAAATTAAGGAGTATGGCATATCAATCATTAAATAATACAGTTAGAGAAATTGAAAAAATACTGAGTTAGTTTTTAATCTATTTTTATTTTGTGCATTTGCTACATAATAGCGTAGATAATCCGGCAATAAACTTATTTCTAAGTTGCGGTTTTAAAGAAGAGTATAGAACAACTGAATATGTTATGTTAAAAAAGGTGTTGGTTGATTAAGAAATTTATACATCTTAGATCTTTAAAAATAGTTATTCTAACTTTTTCTATCTTTTTCCTTTTTTAAACTAATTTATTCTAAAAAATTCCCAAAAAAAGTGAGTCAGATGTGAGTCACTTAAAAATTTAATTAAACAAAATCCCTATAATACGGCACTTAATAGACTTGTTCTGTTCCGTCCTCCGCAACCAAATCCCAATTTTATCGATGTTTGA
This genomic interval from Campylobacter sp. RM16189 contains the following:
- a CDS encoding response regulator produces the protein MDILLKNSYDINVMFLKHKQEQISTSKLTNNELIKVSNETLSKDEYISRQNDLLKSATDILMQNSQAYLYKGGLDMVGDMGVGYGGQSSYYNNMPAWAKVLNSNRITREEYNKLGMSHESYGYGFSIGLSESSTRLEQFTDSGYFKGNKSDNILEYKQNLNQYAKEKTIKTQYGDVEVFLDLYGDNDKLGIGNFSSNALLFNFDSNADGILNSSDKLFSKLKVRGYDKDGNEKIANLSDVTKGIDLAQFIKKEINTDITRSWVDDINASLRKLGRNEVDTSKIDNRMFYYQDNPYTVFAPESRYKKAEADSIKNFFDAYANKDGWVDLRNNNIFNKDSGFNNFAYEKVGFDGKLKLSEFNPIIESDTPKDKDFSYTGYQRSSFMKFYNDYNKELDAHTKDIEWLSKNLKDYNVENSDELISKLKDSKSSYMLAMENEFKKATGLEFSISNLEKVKRAFESDSNKAALSLNDSDSVIAMRMNSNGTITLKFDSGREIDVRDLYTDTGRLNTSGDKRASINLEAKNMSKEELNSLDFETIAIKQDDKFVSLKELGATAISKIMKNNELRFLIHLADNNIISSNELYNISYLNHTLNSNDKQIQEKDRFYKRVDVRV
- a CDS encoding DUF6471 domain-containing protein; this encodes MDYFQEAKNIIKSEIARKNMDYQTLALLLKEKGVEDNRMNIANKISRGKFSFAFALQILDALGVKNLRIRD
- a CDS encoding IS1595 family transposase; translated protein: MQHFLLSSKARTVSVKKIASMNEKDCYEYFKSIRWSDNKGNPICPSCGSVNSHYFIEGRMQYRCKDCFHTFSVTSGTIFHSHKLDFKTILLAIVIFTNATKGISSLQLSRDLDVQYKTAWVLSHKIRESLMEHKPNEKFQGICEMDGVYVGNYIRPANNINDRIDRRKAFKPNKRVIVSLRERNLKGKGASKTKTFVLKSENNIDINKIAKNHILANSQIHTDESSAYDDLLAHYDLKRVNHQIEYSGVNGENNNQSESFNSRFRRMQYGQLYRIGVLYLSNYANEIAYREDTRRLDNRSIVDDILSRCLANNSISNEFCGYWQGNKRVAERLGA